The following coding sequences lie in one Mustelus asterias chromosome 6, sMusAst1.hap1.1, whole genome shotgun sequence genomic window:
- the LOC144494682 gene encoding G2/mitotic-specific cyclin-B1-like, with translation MAVRVRRATRAAATAAEIRSKNCPTMGLERRVALVDIINKPCGALALKKEQIVMAPKIEPVKMCKQPEALLPKPYHTENIAKPEVPPSPSPMDISVCMSEEPIEAFSNEILPVEDVDRKDGNNTMLCSEYVKDVYKYLRELETKQVVRPNYLMGQKITGSMRAILIDWLVQVQVKFKLLQETMYLTVSILDRFLQVNPVTKNHLQLVGVTAMLVASKYEEIYPPEIGDFVIITDDACSSAQIRQMERSILKKLDFSLGKPLPLHFLRRASKVVEASTEQHVLAKYLMELTMGDYEMVHYPPSLIAASAFHLAQKLLNCGEWTLLLQYYLGYQEEQLLPVMQHMAKNVVHVNNHMTKHMTVKNKYARNSQMKISTILQLTSVFISNLSKPLMSS, from the exons GCTACCCGAGCGGCTGCTACTGCAGCAGAAATCCGATCAAAAAACTGCCCAACCATGGGCTTGGAGCGTAGAGTTGCTTTGGTGGATATCATCAATAAGCCATGTGGAGCTTTAGCTCTGAAAAAG GAACAAATAGTGATGGCTCCAAAAATTGAACCAGTGAAGATGTGCAAACAGCCAGAAGCTCTACTGCCAAAACCATACCACACTGAGAACATTGCAAAACCTGAG GTGCCACCATCTCCATCCCCAATGGATATTTCAGTATGTATGTCTGAAGAGCCAATTGAAGCCTTTTCTAATGAAATCTTACCTGTTGAAGATGTTGATAGAAAGGATGGCAACAACACAATGCTGTGCAGTGAATATGTTAAAGACGTCTACAAATATTTGAGGGAACTTGAG ACCAAGCAGGTAGTGAGGCCAAACTACCTGATGGGACAGAAGATAACTGGAAGCATGCGTGCTATTCTAATTGACTGGCTTGTGCAGGTTCAGGTGAAATTTAAGTTGCTCCAAGAAACTATGTACTTGACGGTGTCTATTTTGGACAGATTTCTTCAG GTTAATCCAGTAACAAAGAATCATCTACAACTTGTTGGTGTAACAGCAATGCTTGTTGCTTCCAAATATGAAGAGATTTATCCTCCGGAAATTGGGGACTTTGTCATCATCACTGATGATGCTTGCTCCAGTGCTCAAATACGGCAAATGGAGAGGTCCATCTTAAAGAAACTTGACTTTTCTCTGGGAAAACCACTTCCACTACACTTTCTCAGAAGAGCATCAAAAGTTGTAGAA GCTAGCACTGAACAACATGTTCTTGCCAAATACTTGATGGAATTGACAATGGGAGACTATGAGATGGTGCATTACCCTCCATCTCTGATTGCTGCCTCTGCCTTCCACCTTGCTCAGAAACTCCTGAATTGTGGTGAATGG ACACTCCTCTTGCAGTACTACCTGGGCTATCAAGAGGAGCAGCTACTTCCTGTTATGCAGCACATGGCTAAGAATGTTGTACATGTCAATAACCACATGACCAAACACATG ACTGTTAAGAACAAATATGCTAGAAACAGCCAAATGAAGATCAGCACCATCTTGCAACTGACGTCTGTATTTATTTCCAATTTGTCAAAACCACTAATGTCCTCCTAA